One Clostridium estertheticum DNA segment encodes these proteins:
- a CDS encoding metalloprotease family protein encodes MTLKWKGLLSETNHFPQNNVPKNATQFLNSKSKIKPYTPVIPILILVFIAVYLKRNFIGQFNLDIKGIVIGLILTIPFLIIHEFLHAVCFTKDCTAEMFYSPVGVSIIPCVPISKLRYAITLVVPAIIIGLIPLLIWTFIPFANTTLNSIIFILSIGNLGGTTNDLYNLSQVIKEMPKGSFMITSGINCYYY; translated from the coding sequence ATGACATTAAAGTGGAAAGGATTATTGAGTGAAACAAATCATTTTCCTCAAAACAATGTGCCTAAAAACGCTACACAATTTTTAAATTCTAAATCTAAAATAAAACCATACACTCCAGTAATACCTATACTTATATTAGTATTTATTGCTGTTTATCTTAAAAGAAATTTTATTGGACAATTTAACTTAGATATTAAAGGAATAGTAATAGGGTTAATATTAACTATACCATTTTTAATAATACATGAATTTTTACATGCAGTATGCTTTACAAAGGATTGTACTGCGGAAATGTTTTATTCTCCCGTTGGAGTAAGTATAATCCCTTGCGTTCCAATTTCAAAATTACGTTATGCAATAACTCTTGTAGTTCCTGCAATAATAATTGGATTAATTCCTTTGCTGATATGGACTTTTATTCCTTTTGCAAATACAACATTGAATTCAATAATTTTCATTCTTAGTATTGGAAATTTAGGAGGAACTACAAACGATTTATATAACTTGAGCCAAGTGATAAAAGAAATGCCTAAAGGTTCATTTATGATAACATCTGGAATAAATTGCTATTACTATTAA
- a CDS encoding helix-turn-helix domain-containing protein, producing the protein MIMALEWRLRNVMADKEIWSGSELARLMKEKSGYSLSAPSISALLNGNPKQVKANTMDALCTALDCSPADLWKHTPTYTQNVDSNMQPKLA; encoded by the coding sequence ATGATTATGGCTTTGGAATGGAGATTAAGAAATGTTATGGCTGACAAAGAGATATGGTCAGGTTCAGAATTAGCTCGATTAATGAAAGAAAAATCAGGGTATAGCTTATCAGCACCATCAATCAGCGCTTTACTGAATGGTAACCCTAAGCAAGTAAAAGCTAATACTATGGATGCGTTATGTACTGCATTAGACTGTTCTCCTGCGGATTTATGGAAACATACTCCTACTTATACTCAAAATGTAGATAGTAATATGCAGCCAAAGTTAGCGTAA
- a CDS encoding serpin family protein → MKKILSFAVCIVVIANLVACSSNAKAPAVKTPIYPKNISFDDYDSRSAVWEKNSLDESYKKALNKFSFSSASKILSGQSKNISYSPTSLYMTLSLASIGANGATQDEIFSALGASGKGINYLSEQNSKLFRLMYSDNKISKLKIANSLWLEKNNSFKNAFIDNAVRNFYAFIYNVDFSDDNSAKLMSKWVSENTNGILSPKMSIDKNQIMSIINTIYFKDEWVDLFDENNTKPDTFYLSDGSEIKGDFMNRTYAVHGYVKGDGFTSASLGLKNSSSMMFILPDKGMSVDDLLSTPEKTALLFNEQANKSGKVIFQIPKFSFGNSLDLNDTLKTMGIKSAFQPEADFSGITEGAAFISKIKQQTHIAIDEKGVEATAFTKIDYTGSAAPNENIAEMILDRPFVFVIKSANDMILFIGVVNNPLDK, encoded by the coding sequence ATGAAAAAAATACTTTCTTTTGCTGTATGCATTGTAGTAATAGCAAATCTTGTAGCTTGCAGTAGCAATGCCAAAGCTCCTGCTGTAAAAACCCCTATCTATCCTAAAAATATTTCATTTGATGACTATGATAGTCGCAGTGCAGTCTGGGAGAAAAATTCATTAGATGAAAGCTATAAAAAGGCACTAAATAAATTTTCCTTTAGCTCTGCTTCAAAAATTCTAAGTGGCCAGTCTAAAAATATTAGCTACTCACCTACAAGTCTTTATATGACATTATCACTTGCAAGCATAGGAGCAAATGGCGCAACACAAGATGAAATATTTTCTGCTCTTGGCGCAAGTGGAAAAGGAATAAATTATTTGTCCGAACAAAACAGCAAGCTTTTCAGACTTATGTATTCTGATAATAAGATATCAAAGCTTAAAATTGCAAATTCATTATGGCTTGAAAAAAACAATAGCTTTAAAAATGCTTTTATAGACAATGCGGTTCGAAACTTTTATGCATTTATCTACAATGTTGATTTTTCTGATGATAACTCAGCGAAGCTTATGAGTAAATGGGTATCTGAAAATACAAACGGTATACTGTCACCAAAGATGAGTATTGATAAAAACCAAATCATGTCTATTATCAACACCATATATTTTAAGGACGAATGGGTTGACCTCTTCGATGAAAATAATACAAAGCCTGATACCTTTTATTTATCAGATGGTAGTGAGATAAAAGGTGATTTTATGAACAGAACATATGCAGTTCATGGATATGTAAAGGGAGATGGTTTCACAAGTGCCTCTCTTGGTCTAAAGAATTCCAGCAGCATGATGTTTATTCTTCCAGATAAAGGTATGAGTGTTGATGATCTGCTTTCTACACCGGAAAAAACAGCCTTGCTTTTCAATGAGCAGGCGAATAAAAGTGGGAAGGTAATATTTCAAATACCTAAGTTCTCATTTGGCAACAGTCTTGATCTAAATGACACGCTTAAGACTATGGGTATAAAATCAGCATTTCAGCCTGAGGCTGATTTTTCAGGTATTACTGAAGGTGCAGCCTTTATCTCAAAAATTAAACAGCAAACACACATCGCTATTGATGAAAAAGGAGTGGAAGCTACTGCATTTACGAAAATTGATTATACTGGGTCTGCAGCACCAAATGAAAATATAGCAGAAATGATTTTAGACAGACCATTTGTTTTTGTAATTAAATCTGCTAATGACATGATACTCTTTATTGGTGTAGTTAATAATCCTTTGGATAAATAG
- a CDS encoding ArsR/SmtB family transcription factor codes for MKIYEYSDCGWEIEFIYSPYFEMLCSLHVITKPDHHLNRLNWYRDIKENMDQELYKEIMYFGTHYFEWCSAIDFYKYFHGINDLNIIASLDYVSEMNIVDFVYIMLGEVLNKKAVEYHISKGCYNLQAQEITEQQAEMFKDPQGFRRRLVGCLKKYYYLHFEKELRFFEPLLVRKLKKEAAVCDETGIKEFVKTIHTRIEVTDKAFLFHKYKLFTVPFDSVDKIIIAISSFIDPHLLIGIDNERTLQFTIRVNLERACEEVPFDLFMNMKALGDETRLRILRCIYKKVSSTKAIAKELGITEAGVSKHLKIMYEAGVLRKRREGNFINYIIEREVIDRIPMDMYQYLDN; via the coding sequence GTGAAAATATATGAATATAGTGATTGTGGATGGGAAATTGAATTTATATATTCACCATATTTTGAGATGCTATGCAGCCTTCATGTCATTACAAAACCTGATCATCATTTAAACAGACTTAATTGGTATAGAGATATAAAAGAAAATATGGATCAGGAACTTTACAAGGAAATAATGTACTTTGGAACGCATTATTTTGAGTGGTGTTCAGCCATAGATTTTTACAAGTATTTTCATGGAATAAATGACTTGAATATCATTGCTTCCTTAGATTATGTTAGTGAAATGAATATTGTAGATTTTGTATATATTATGCTTGGAGAAGTGCTTAATAAGAAAGCCGTTGAATATCATATTTCAAAAGGCTGCTATAACCTGCAGGCACAAGAAATTACAGAGCAGCAGGCAGAAATGTTTAAGGATCCTCAAGGCTTTAGAAGAAGGCTTGTAGGTTGCTTGAAAAAATATTACTATTTACATTTTGAAAAAGAGCTGAGATTTTTTGAACCACTGCTTGTGAGAAAACTTAAAAAAGAAGCAGCAGTGTGTGATGAAACAGGTATAAAAGAATTTGTAAAAACAATTCATACCAGAATTGAGGTTACTGATAAGGCATTCCTTTTTCATAAATACAAGCTGTTTACAGTTCCTTTTGATTCAGTTGATAAAATAATAATAGCCATAAGCAGCTTTATAGATCCACATCTTCTAATAGGTATAGATAATGAAAGAACTTTGCAGTTCACTATTAGAGTTAACCTTGAAAGGGCCTGCGAGGAAGTCCCCTTTGATCTATTTATGAATATGAAGGCTCTTGGTGATGAAACAAGACTAAGGATTTTAAGATGTATTTATAAAAAAGTAAGTTCTACTAAGGCTATAGCTAAAGAGTTAGGCATCACTGAAGCTGGAGTATCTAAGCACCTTAAAATTATGTATGAAGCGGGGGTGCTTCGTAAAAGGAGAGAAGGTAATTTTATAAATTATATTATTGAGAGAGAAGTCATTGATAGGATTCCAATGGATATGTATCAGTATTTGGATAACTAA
- a CDS encoding DUF3784 domain-containing protein, translating to MIIIGIVEVLIFSIMGICLIRGKGSWMIAGYNTMSKEEKANCDIKKVSRAVGIFLLIIAVLIGIMYFVIQYAIKNDVKNIIGYAIGGVAFVVAVGSIILVIYCQKYDKNKK from the coding sequence ATGATTATTATTGGAATAGTAGAAGTACTTATTTTTTCAATTATGGGTATTTGTCTTATCCGCGGAAAAGGTAGTTGGATGATTGCAGGTTACAACACTATGAGTAAAGAAGAAAAAGCGAATTGTGATATAAAGAAAGTTTCTCGTGCTGTAGGGATTTTCTTATTGATTATTGCGGTTCTTATAGGCATTATGTACTTTGTTATCCAATATGCTATCAAAAATGATGTTAAAAATATCATTGGTTATGCAATAGGTGGGGTTGCTTTTGTAGTTGCTGTGGGTAGCATTATTTTGGTTATATATTGCCAGAAGTATGATAAAAATAAAAAGTAG
- a CDS encoding methionyl aminopeptidase, producing the protein MSLYRNDKCWCGSGIKYKNCHLNFDKKLETLKNQGYIVPTRNLIKNKDQIEGIRKSAKINNGLLDLISENIKEGMNTEEINKLAHEYTIYHGGIPATLNYDGFPKSICTSINDEVCHGIPSEDIVLKNGDIINVDATTILNGYYSDASRMFMIGEVSDEARKIVEIAKECLNKGIEAVKPWSFLGDIGAAIQEYAESNGYSVVRDFGGHGVGLDIHEDPFVFHIGTKGTDMILAPGMVFTIEPMINGGSHEIFIDEDNGWTAFTADGSLSAQWEHTILVTEDGIEIISK; encoded by the coding sequence ATGAGTTTATATAGAAATGATAAATGCTGGTGTGGAAGTGGAATAAAATATAAGAATTGCCATTTGAACTTTGATAAAAAGTTAGAAACCTTGAAGAATCAAGGCTACATAGTTCCAACAAGAAATCTTATTAAAAACAAAGATCAAATTGAAGGAATCAGAAAAAGTGCTAAAATTAATAATGGCCTTTTAGATTTAATTAGTGAAAATATTAAAGAAGGAATGAATACAGAAGAAATTAATAAACTAGCTCATGAATATACAATATATCATGGTGGAATTCCGGCCACTCTTAATTATGATGGATTTCCCAAAAGTATTTGTACATCAATTAATGATGAAGTGTGTCATGGAATACCAAGCGAAGATATAGTACTTAAAAATGGTGATATTATAAATGTTGATGCAACTACCATACTTAATGGATATTATTCAGATGCGTCAAGAATGTTTATGATTGGAGAAGTAAGTGATGAAGCTAGAAAAATAGTAGAAATAGCTAAGGAATGTTTAAATAAAGGAATAGAAGCAGTGAAACCTTGGAGCTTTTTAGGTGACATAGGCGCTGCTATACAAGAATATGCAGAAAGTAATGGCTACTCGGTAGTTAGGGATTTTGGAGGACATGGGGTTGGACTAGATATTCATGAGGATCCATTTGTTTTTCATATCGGAACTAAAGGAACAGATATGATTTTAGCACCAGGAATGGTATTTACGATTGAACCAATGATAAATGGTGGAAGTCATGAAATATTTATAGATGAGGATAATGGATGGACGGCATTTACTGCTGATGGATCACTTTCAGCACAGTGGGAGCATACAATTCTTGTAACCGAAGATGGAATTGAAATAATATCGAAATGA
- a CDS encoding ABC transporter ATP-binding protein, whose product MLIAENLKKVYVSNIKKGFFKTEKTYVEAVKGINFKIGEGQIVGLLGINGAGKTTTIKMLSTLLTPTGGIITIDGMDAVKNSAAVKKKINMVAGGERMLYWRLTGRENLWYYGQLYNIEDNKLKKAIDYLLELVGLKESENIPVERYSKGMKQRLQIARGLINNPSYIFMDEPTLGLDAAIAKELREHVKRIAHEEGKSILLTSHYMPEVEELCEYIYIMDKGSIIAQGTPKELALIGIEQKVLCVELYSVNNKLHQDILKVCENAENCSVELDEDNKVYTLKSKKDLSNEIASVLLAHKMPIKTFYTKEPKLEDAIIKLSKGV is encoded by the coding sequence ATGCTAATAGCTGAAAATTTGAAAAAAGTTTATGTGTCAAATATTAAAAAAGGCTTTTTCAAAACAGAGAAGACTTATGTGGAGGCAGTGAAGGGAATAAATTTTAAAATTGGTGAGGGGCAGATAGTTGGGCTTCTTGGCATAAATGGAGCAGGAAAGACAACCACCATTAAGATGCTTTCAACACTATTAACTCCAACTGGAGGTATCATAACCATTGATGGTATGGATGCTGTAAAAAATTCTGCTGCGGTTAAGAAAAAGATTAACATGGTGGCTGGTGGAGAGAGAATGCTTTACTGGAGGCTTACTGGAAGAGAGAACCTTTGGTATTATGGACAGCTTTACAATATTGAAGATAATAAACTTAAGAAGGCGATTGATTATTTATTGGAGCTTGTGGGCTTAAAAGAAAGTGAAAACATACCTGTAGAAAGGTATTCAAAGGGGATGAAGCAAAGACTTCAAATAGCAAGAGGCTTGATTAATAATCCAAGCTATATTTTCATGGATGAACCTACTTTGGGCCTGGATGCTGCCATTGCAAAAGAATTAAGAGAGCATGTGAAAAGAATTGCCCATGAGGAAGGCAAGTCCATTCTTCTTACCTCCCATTACATGCCAGAGGTTGAAGAACTTTGCGAGTATATATATATTATGGATAAGGGGAGTATAATCGCTCAAGGTACACCAAAGGAGTTGGCTCTTATAGGTATAGAACAAAAGGTGCTTTGTGTAGAGTTATACAGCGTGAATAATAAGCTTCACCAGGATATTCTTAAGGTGTGTGAAAACGCAGAGAACTGTAGTGTTGAGCTAGATGAAGACAATAAGGTATACACTTTAAAATCAAAGAAGGACTTGAGTAATGAAATAGCTAGTGTTTTACTTGCTCATAAAATGCCAATTAAGACTTTCTATACAAAAGAGCCTAAGCTTGAGGATGCAATAATTAAGCTTTCGAAGGGAGTATAA
- a CDS encoding LiaI-LiaF-like domain-containing protein: MRGKNFFWGIILIFIGVGAILNNIFNIHLFTISQLWPVFVLIPGLSFEEGYFSRRKDPGLLVPGGILTTIGILFFFETFTNWHFAEYTWPVYLLAVAIGLFQLYLFGGRKRGLLVPVFILTTISVIAFATMLVGNVFYWVNTSLLIPIILIALGVYMVSKNFRK; encoded by the coding sequence ATGAGGGGCAAAAATTTTTTTTGGGGAATAATTTTAATTTTTATAGGAGTAGGGGCAATTCTAAATAATATTTTTAACATTCATTTATTTACAATTAGCCAATTGTGGCCTGTTTTTGTTCTTATTCCTGGGCTTAGCTTTGAAGAAGGTTATTTTTCAAGAAGAAAAGACCCGGGATTACTAGTACCAGGAGGAATTCTTACAACAATAGGAATATTATTTTTCTTTGAAACCTTTACTAACTGGCATTTTGCGGAATATACCTGGCCTGTATACCTATTAGCTGTTGCTATAGGATTATTTCAGCTATATTTGTTTGGTGGAAGAAAGCGTGGACTACTTGTTCCAGTATTTATTTTAACTACTATATCGGTAATAGCATTTGCCACTATGTTAGTTGGTAATGTTTTCTATTGGGTAAATACAAGTTTATTAATACCTATTATCTTAATCGCTCTTGGAGTTTATATGGTAAGTAAAAATTTTAGAAAATAA
- a CDS encoding ABC transporter permease — protein sequence MNLKTLRATFKRNFIVQMRAYPKDFFIGNTLTGIYTVLSAYFMYHLLFKGNLNSSFKEYAGTGDYMSYVIIGSAMYLFVVRTCLNVSRSLITELREGTLESLMIAPFNRVQYFCGNMLQQSITTSIEIMVTILIGIPFGLKFSGMNISSFLLAFVVSLFAYFSLSMVLAVVMLYFRDTYISQNTLFLIIFLLCGVTFPIKYLPVFVQNISKLIPVTTSIELIRNSAISGMGIMQQLNSFIYLIILSTVYCISGFAMLKRIEKIALEKVYI from the coding sequence ATGAATTTAAAAACTTTACGTGCTACCTTTAAGCGAAATTTCATAGTTCAGATGAGAGCATATCCTAAGGATTTTTTTATTGGGAATACGCTTACTGGGATTTATACGGTGCTGTCTGCTTACTTCATGTATCATCTTTTGTTTAAGGGCAATTTAAACAGTTCATTTAAGGAATATGCAGGCACAGGAGATTATATGAGCTATGTAATTATTGGTTCTGCAATGTACTTGTTTGTGGTAAGGACATGCTTAAATGTTAGCAGAAGCCTTATAACAGAATTGAGAGAGGGAACTCTAGAAAGTTTAATGATTGCTCCTTTTAATAGGGTGCAGTACTTCTGTGGTAACATGCTTCAGCAAAGTATTACTACAAGTATTGAAATAATGGTTACAATTCTTATAGGAATTCCTTTTGGACTTAAGTTTTCTGGTATGAATATTAGTTCATTTCTGTTAGCATTTGTAGTTTCATTATTTGCATATTTTTCACTGTCTATGGTACTTGCAGTAGTAATGCTTTATTTTAGAGATACCTATATATCGCAAAACACCTTGTTTTTGATAATCTTTCTTTTATGCGGGGTTACTTTCCCCATTAAGTACCTTCCTGTATTCGTTCAAAATATTTCAAAGCTCATTCCTGTAACCACTTCCATTGAGCTTATAAGAAATAGTGCAATTTCTGGTATGGGCATTATGCAGCAGTTAAATTCATTTATATATTTAATTATACTTAGCACAGTATACTGTATTTCAGGTTTTGCCATGCTTAAAAGAATTGAAAAAATAGCACTAGAAAAAGTATACATATAG
- a CDS encoding DUF5680 domain-containing protein, which translates to MSFPEQLQILRKGKGLSQEKLAEMLGISRQAVAKWEVGHSYPDIARLIALSDFFKVSIDKLVNDYEENCRLCIEEKKVDSIHKKTVEFLRNAKRATYAGEGVEIESSRPNSHDFEYTEGNLKYIDTYLGREQFGGEEALWEDDIPFWSMNYTGRIIGEGFSVKFLKEALSLVSEENPYRGPMVYQDGQYKYHCIVNGEFKWFQGYEEIYFDDRAVYECFFHGGIIK; encoded by the coding sequence ATGAGTTTTCCGGAACAATTGCAGATTCTTAGAAAAGGAAAAGGATTATCGCAAGAGAAATTAGCTGAAATGCTTGGTATATCAAGGCAGGCAGTTGCAAAGTGGGAAGTTGGACATTCATACCCTGACATTGCAAGACTAATTGCATTAAGTGATTTCTTTAAAGTAAGTATTGATAAATTAGTTAATGATTATGAAGAAAATTGTCGTTTATGTATAGAAGAGAAAAAAGTTGATTCTATACATAAAAAAACAGTAGAATTTTTACGTAATGCCAAAAGAGCCACATATGCAGGTGAGGGTGTTGAAATTGAATCTTCAAGACCTAATTCCCATGATTTTGAGTATACAGAAGGAAATTTAAAGTATATTGATACCTATTTAGGAAGAGAGCAATTTGGAGGAGAAGAAGCTTTATGGGAAGATGACATTCCATTTTGGTCAATGAATTATACAGGCAGAATTATCGGGGAAGGTTTCTCAGTAAAATTTTTAAAAGAAGCATTAAGTTTAGTATCAGAAGAAAATCCATATCGTGGACCTATGGTATATCAAGATGGACAATATAAATATCATTGCATTGTTAATGGAGAATTTAAGTGGTTTCAAGGATATGAGGAAATTTATTTTGATGATAGGGCGGTATATGAGTGTTTTTTTCATGGTGGAATTATTAAATAA
- a CDS encoding GNAT family N-acetyltransferase: MNFKIELNYLNGEKQAPYLATISDIEQENINHIIMLHPIIKESLESINDFYFDDYDFYKHHLDKGGKILGCYVNDTLVAYGVLIFPGFDNDNLGYDFNLSKDELLKVAHLDSVAVHPDYRGNKLQYILFSLLEKISIEKGYKYLCSTVSPTNKFSLNNLLKLGLEIKIEKEKYDEKNRLILYKSLGNM; the protein is encoded by the coding sequence ATGAATTTTAAAATAGAGTTAAATTATTTAAATGGAGAAAAACAAGCTCCTTATTTGGCGACAATAAGTGATATTGAGCAAGAAAATATAAATCACATAATAATGCTGCATCCAATAATAAAAGAGTCTCTTGAGAGTATCAATGATTTTTATTTTGATGATTATGATTTTTATAAACATCATCTTGATAAGGGAGGTAAAATATTAGGTTGCTATGTTAATGATACATTAGTTGCATACGGAGTATTGATTTTTCCTGGATTTGATAACGACAACTTAGGATATGATTTTAATCTTAGCAAAGATGAATTATTAAAAGTAGCCCACCTTGATTCGGTTGCAGTTCATCCAGACTACAGGGGCAATAAGCTCCAATATATATTATTTTCTTTATTGGAAAAAATATCAATTGAAAAAGGTTATAAGTATTTATGCTCGACTGTTTCACCTACTAATAAATTCAGCTTGAATAATCTTTTAAAATTGGGACTTGAAATTAAAATTGAGAAAGAAAAGTATGATGAAAAAAACAGACTGATTTTATATAAATCTCTTGGCAATATGTAA
- a CDS encoding ABC transporter permease yields the protein MGYFLKVVKAEMIKQHKNYFYNKTIYISLFLWPMLVFISTYYGYKPFNIMGISQYVPYLNTNNIILFVIIGYMCMSFFRSLVQSAWRFSTERVYGTLELIYLTPANRLAIVMGNAVSSVFESVWLFVIFSGAIIFIKGKYFSINLSAAFLGITLVIVLSLIWGMFLNSLFLYSRDTGFLFTILEEPMELFSGVKVPSAIFPLWAKTISYIFPLTYTADILRRALLNSESIYELRSYIFISILSGILMLLFSIACLKSGEKHAKRTGNMSLF from the coding sequence ATGGGATATTTTTTAAAAGTAGTAAAGGCTGAAATGATAAAGCAACATAAGAATTATTTTTACAATAAAACTATATATATAAGCTTATTTTTATGGCCAATGCTTGTATTTATATCCACTTATTATGGCTATAAACCCTTTAATATTATGGGTATTAGCCAGTACGTACCATATTTAAACACAAATAACATAATCTTATTTGTAATTATAGGCTATATGTGTATGAGCTTTTTTAGAAGTCTTGTACAGTCTGCATGGAGATTCTCAACTGAAAGAGTCTACGGTACCCTAGAGCTTATTTATTTAACTCCTGCAAATAGGCTTGCTATTGTTATGGGCAATGCTGTGTCTTCAGTATTTGAAAGTGTATGGCTATTTGTAATATTCTCAGGAGCAATTATTTTTATAAAGGGAAAGTATTTTAGCATAAACCTATCAGCAGCCTTTTTAGGAATTACCCTTGTTATAGTGTTATCACTGATTTGGGGAATGTTTCTAAATTCACTATTTTTGTATTCAAGGGATACAGGTTTTTTGTTCACCATATTAGAGGAACCCATGGAGCTTTTTAGTGGAGTAAAAGTACCTTCAGCCATATTTCCATTATGGGCAAAAACAATAAGCTATATATTTCCGCTAACCTACACTGCGGACATACTCCGAAGAGCACTTCTAAATTCGGAGAGCATATATGAACTGAGAAGTTATATATTTATAAGCATATTAAGTGGGATTTTAATGCTTCTATTTTCTATAGCTTGCTTAAAATCCGGAGAAAAACATGCAAAGAGAACTGGAAATATGTCTTTGTTCTAA
- a CDS encoding ISNCY family transposase codes for MKEDFKYQIIKKLVEVNGNKKAAALRIGCTVRHLNRMIRGYCSNGKEFFIHGNKGIKPTHTISEDIRRMIIDLYKTKYHEANFTHYAELLDTHEGISVSPSTVNTILMAENILSPKACRVTKKRVKKELLEQLKTLSLSNYKKEYIEKSIIAIEDAHPRRSRCAYFGEMIQMGASLHLWFGDTKSQLHIAIDDSTGAIVGGYFDQQETLKGYYNIFHQILLEYGIPYMFFTDRRTVFEYKQKKAPTTEEDTFTQFGYACKQLGVEIRSSSVPQAKGRVERLFQTLQSRLPLELRIAGVTTIEQANVFLNHYVKKFNAKFALDINNTKSVFETQPTVEKINLTLAVLADRKVDCGHCVRFESKYYKPVDTDSNPTYFIKGTAALVIKAFDGKFYVSIKNKVYGLEEIPNHKPTSKNFDFPKDNPEKCKCYLPPMSHPWKEASFQAYLDKQTHRSSKTC; via the coding sequence ATGAAAGAAGATTTTAAATATCAAATTATCAAAAAATTAGTAGAAGTTAATGGAAATAAAAAAGCTGCTGCCCTTCGTATTGGGTGCACTGTTAGACATCTAAATCGTATGATTAGGGGATACTGTTCTAATGGTAAAGAATTCTTTATCCATGGGAATAAAGGTATCAAACCTACTCATACCATTTCAGAAGATATTAGGCGTATGATTATAGATCTATATAAAACTAAATATCATGAAGCAAACTTTACCCATTATGCTGAACTTCTCGATACTCATGAGGGCATTTCCGTCTCTCCTAGTACCGTTAACACAATTCTTATGGCTGAAAACATCTTATCTCCTAAAGCCTGTCGTGTTACAAAAAAAAGGGTGAAAAAAGAATTGTTAGAGCAGCTCAAAACTTTGTCTCTATCAAATTATAAAAAAGAATATATTGAAAAAAGTATTATAGCAATTGAAGATGCTCATCCAAGAAGGTCCCGTTGTGCTTATTTCGGCGAAATGATTCAGATGGGTGCCTCACTACATCTATGGTTTGGAGATACAAAATCCCAACTACACATAGCTATTGATGATTCAACCGGAGCTATTGTCGGCGGCTACTTTGATCAACAAGAAACTTTAAAAGGATACTATAATATATTTCATCAGATTCTTTTAGAATATGGTATTCCATATATGTTTTTTACAGATAGACGAACTGTATTTGAGTATAAACAAAAAAAAGCTCCAACCACAGAGGAGGATACCTTCACACAATTTGGCTACGCCTGTAAACAGTTAGGTGTTGAAATTAGAAGTAGTAGTGTTCCTCAAGCAAAAGGTCGTGTAGAGCGTCTTTTTCAGACATTACAATCACGCCTGCCCCTAGAACTTAGAATAGCAGGCGTAACAACCATAGAGCAAGCAAATGTATTCTTAAACCACTACGTAAAAAAATTCAATGCTAAGTTTGCTCTTGACATCAATAATACCAAATCTGTATTTGAAACACAACCTACGGTTGAAAAAATTAATTTAACTCTTGCTGTTTTAGCCGACCGAAAGGTCGATTGTGGACATTGTGTACGCTTTGAATCCAAATACTATAAGCCTGTTGATACCGATAGTAATCCTACTTATTTTATCAAAGGTACAGCAGCTTTGGTTATCAAAGCTTTTGATGGTAAATTTTACGTTAGTATAAAAAATAAAGTGTATGGTTTAGAAGAAATACCAAATCATAAACCTACTTCAAAGAATTTTGATTTTCCAAAAGATAATCCAGAAAAATGCAAATGTTACTTGCCACCAATGAGTCATCCTTGGAAAGAAGCCTCATTTCAAGCATATTTGGACAAGCAAACACATAGGTCAAGCAAGACTTGTTAA